A stretch of Malassezia japonica chromosome 6, complete sequence DNA encodes these proteins:
- a CDS encoding uncharacterized protein (EggNog:ENOG503NY8A; COG:S; CAZy:CE4) has protein sequence MAKVSDPTQECKEYGLPSSDALSKKYPGSGIAHLVDGDDEAHKVWNEIQQANVIPNDVPTKGATKGHYGISDQASDSYDNDKDPDCWWTATGCMKPKHKDLGPDVKDCPEPNTWGLTFDDGPNCSHNAFYDYLNKQKLKATLFYIGTNVIDLPLQAQRGFADGHDICVHTWSHRYMTTLSNEQVFAELYYTVRIIKDVIGVTTRCWRPPFGDVDDRVRSIANALGLRTIIWSDDTDDWNIIPDGNAATAKIDSNYQKIIDKQTQNKLDGKGVVVLTHELTENTMNEFMKEFPKIKKAYQNVIPLTACLNVTQPYVEDNYTYAVFSDFIKGNIMPKGLPDMNSMPINVASQIDITPENKQTGPGGFSSKSKPASSQSSGSGSKSSGSGSSSKGSSPSDGSEDKSANSSNGQNSAVATRTTIMTIANCFTNFLDKSALNSRESHVANLTTPGNDYHENGYASNELGREFEKSAMYDGLSGTSSLTNLDDWQIFYESDKTLALVGVPNHIIPFHFTHIQSRVIAFYWAGRMAELPRLDPTMRMTDPTKWTSVVNGTTEVKKGVVPVPHDADTPSEEAYLESKAPNDYDALVERVRQFVQDKELHEYEDQSRGWS, from the exons ATGGCCAAGGTTTCTGATCCCACGCAAGAGTGCAAAGAGTACGGTCTCCCTTCTAGCGACGCGCTGTCGAAGAAATACCCTGGCTCCGGCATAGCCCACCTTGTTGACGGTGACGACGAGGCCCATAAGGTCTGGAACGAGATCCAACAGGCGAATGTCATCCCCAACGACGTGCCTACGAAGGGTGCGACGAAGGGCCACTATGGTATCTCGGACCAAGCCTCTGATTCGTACGACAACGACAAGGATCCCGACTGCTGGTGGACTGCCACTGGTTGCATGAAGCCAAAGCACAAGGACCTGGGCCCTGATGTGAAGGACTGCCCTGAACCTAACACTTGGGGTCTTACGTTTGATGATGGTCCTAACTGCTCGCACAACGCCTTTTATGACTACCTCAACAAGCAAAAACTCAAGGCCACCCTTTTCTATATTGGTACCAACGTTATTGATCTTCCGCTACAGGCACAGCGTGGCTTTGCTGATGGCCATGACATCTGCGTGCACACTTGGTCGCACCGTTACATGACTACTCTGTCGAATGAGCAGGTCTTCGCTGAGCTCTACTACACTGTGCGCATTATCAAGGATGTTATTGGAGTGACTACTCGTTGCTGGCGTCCTCCTTTCGGAGATGTTGACGACCGTGTTCGTTCTATTGCGAATGCTCTTGGTCTCCGCACTATCATCTGGAGCGATGACACCGATGACTGGAACATTATCCCTGACGGCAATGCTGCTACAGCGAAGATCGACTCGAACTACCAAAAGATTATCGACAAGCAAACGCAGAACAAGCTTGATGGAAAGGGTGTGGTTGTGCTCACGCACGAGCTTACTGAGAACACCATGAACGAGTTCATGAAAGAGTTCCCCAAGATTAAGAAGGCGTACCAGAACGTCATTCCCCTCACTGCATGCCTCAATGTTACTCAGCCGTACGTGGAAGACAACTACACGTACGCTGTGTTCAGTGACTTCATTAAAGGTAACATCATGCCTAAGGGTCTTCCTGACATGAACAGCATGCCGATCAATGTCGCATCCCAGATCGACATTACGCCTGAGAACAAGCAGACGGGTCCCGGTGGATTCTCGTCCAAGTCCAAGCCTGCATCATCGCAAAGCTCTGGCTCCGGCTCAAAGAGCTCCGGCTCCGGCTCCAGCTCAAAGGGCTCCAGTCCGTCGGATGGCTCTGAGGATAAGTCTGCCAACAGCTCGAATGGTCAAAACTCGGCTGTTGCCACGCGCACTACTATTATGACCATTGC CAACTGTTTCACCAACTTCCTTGACAAGTCGGCACTGAACTCTCGAGAGAGCCACGTTGCCAATCTCACGACC CCGGGTAATGACTACCACGAAAA TGGATATGCGAGCAACGAACTTGGGCGCGAGTTTGAAAAGAGCGCCATGTACGATGGCCTTAG TGGTACTTCTTCGCTTACCAACTTGGACGACTGGCAAATCTTCTATGAATCCGACAAGACACTGGCTTTGGTTGGTGTCCCTAACCACATCATCCCGTTCCACTTTACTCACATCCAGTCGAG GGTCATTGCCTTCTATTGGGCCGGACGCATGGCGGAGCTTCCACGACTCGATCCTACGATGCGCATGACGGATCCTACGAAATGGACGTCCGTCGTGAATGGCACCACCGAAGTAAAAAAAGGTGTTGTTCCTGTGCCGCACGATGCTGATACGCCTTCCGAGGAGGCCTACCTGG AGAGCAAGGCTCCCAATGACTACGACGCactggtcgagcgcgtccggcAGTTTGTTCAGGACAAGGAGCTACACGAGTACGAAGAT CAATCTCGCGGGTGGTCCTAA